A window of Acidimicrobiales bacterium genomic DNA:
GCGCCCACCCCGCGCGCCACTCACCGCGGCGACCGTGGCCGGTGGCGTGGCGGGCGCGATGGTGGCCGCCGTGGTGGCCGCCGCCATCGCCGGCGGCGCCGCCCGGCCGGCGCCCGTCGTGGCCGGCGGCAGGAGCGGGCTCGACGTCGCCGCCCGGGTGGCGGCGGTCGAGGGCTCGGTCGTCGCCATCGAGACCGGGTCCGCGACCGGGGGCGACGTGTTCGGCGGGGCCGGCTCCGGGATCGTGCTGTCGGCCGACGGCCTGGTGCTGACCAACGCCCACGTCGTCGACGGCGCCGACCTGCTCACCGTCCGCCTCGCCGACGGCTCCGAGCACGGGGCGTCGGTCGTCGGCTCGTCGCCCGACGACGACCTGGCGCTCGTGCAGGTGGCGGGGGTCGACGGGCTGGCCCCGGCCACCCTGGCGGCGGACGCCGAGGTCGGCGTGGGCGACGAGGTCGTGGCCATCGGCAACGCCCTCGACCTGGGCGGCCGGCCGAGCGTGACCCGGGGGATCGTGTCGGCCGTCGGCCGGACGGTCGAGACCGACGAGGGGGTGCTGGTCGGGCTGATCCAGACCGACGCGGCGATCAACCCCGGCAACTCGGGCGGCCCGCTCGTCGACGCGGCCGGCCGGGTCGTCGGCGTGAACGCCGCCGTGGTCGCCGACGCCCAGCGGGTCGGGTTCGCCATCGCCGCCCGCACGGCGGCCGACGTCGTCGAGGACCTGCGCAGCGGCGACGGCCGGGCCGCGCCGGCCTTCCTCGGGGTGACCAGCCTCGCCGTCGGCGAGGTCAACCCGTCCGTGCTCGACCGCTTCGACGTGCGGGCCGGCGAGGGGGTGTTCGTCCAGGCCGTCGTGCCCGGCTCGGCCGCCGAGGCCGGCGGGCTGGCCGCCGGCGACGTGGTCGTCGCCGTCGCCGGCGAGCGGGTGGGCACCCCCGACGAGCTGGCCAGGGCGGTGCGGGGCCGCGCCCCCGGCGACACCGTCGTCCTCGCCGTGGAGCGGGGCGGCGTGCCCCGCGACGTCGAGGTGGTGCTCGGCCGGGCCG
This region includes:
- a CDS encoding trypsin-like peptidase domain-containing protein — encoded protein: MAGAMVAAVVAAAIAGGAARPAPVVAGGRSGLDVAARVAAVEGSVVAIETGSATGGDVFGGAGSGIVLSADGLVLTNAHVVDGADLLTVRLADGSEHGASVVGSSPDDDLALVQVAGVDGLAPATLAADAEVGVGDEVVAIGNALDLGGRPSVTRGIVSAVGRTVETDEGVLVGLIQTDAAINPGNSGGPLVDAAGRVVGVNAAVVADAQRVGFAIAARTAADVVEDLRSGDGRAAPAFLGVTSLAVGEVNPSVLDRFDVRAGEGVFVQAVVPGSAAEAGGLAAGDVVVAVAGERVGTPDELARAVRGRAPGDTVVLAVERGGVPRDVEVVLGRAAG